A portion of the Thunnus albacares chromosome 5, fThuAlb1.1, whole genome shotgun sequence genome contains these proteins:
- the gabrd gene encoding gamma-aminobutyric acid receptor subunit delta isoform X3, which yields MCLWNKQTQGPPVNVAMAIEVASIDHISEANMEYTMTVFLRQSWHDDRLSYNHTNKTLGLDSRFVDKLWLPDTFIVNAKSAWFHDVTVENKLIRLQPNGVILYSSRITSTVACDMDLTKYPMDEQECMLDLESYGYSSEDIVYHWSESQRHIHGLDKLELSQFTITDYRFVTEMMNFKSAGRFPRLSLRFQLRRNRGVYIIQSYMPSILLVAMSWVSFWISQSAVPARVSLGITTVLTMTTLMVSARSSLPRASAIKALDVYFWICYVFVFAALIEYAFAHYNADYRLKEKAKVKASKLSSESIVKNGKQAMVLFSLSVTGMNQGVMISNRHGRVQRSSSEIPGEGGSEDTESRRRRSRQADESEEEKKCCSKCVCKPIDADTIDIYARAVFPFTFAVVNVIYWVAYTM from the exons GAATACACCATGACCGTGTTTCTGCGGCAGAGCTGGCACGATGACCGCCTGTCCTACAATCACACCAACAAGACTCTGGGATTGGACAGTCGCTTTGTGGACAAGCTGTGGCTGCCCGACACCTTCATCGTTAATGCCAAATCTGCTTGGTTCCACGATGTCACCGTGGAGAACAAGCTGATCCGCCTGCAGCCCAACGGAGTCATTCTATACAGCAGCAG AATCACTTCGACCGTGGCATGTGACATGGACCTGACCAAGTATCCCATGGATGAACAGGAGTGTATGCTGGACCTGGAAAGCT acGGTTACTCCTCAGAGGATATTGTGTATCACTGGTCGGAGAGTCAGAGACACATCCACGGACTAGACAAACTGGAACTCTCCCAGTTCACCATCACAGACTATCGGTTTGTCACCGAAATGATGAATTTCAAATCTG CGGGAAGATTTCCTAGACTCAGCCTTCGCTTCCAGCTGAGACGTAACCGAGGTGTCTACATCATCCAGTCATACATGCCTTCCATATTACTGGTCGCCATGTCCTGGGTGTCCTTTTGGATCAGCCAATCTGCGGTCCCTGCTCGTGTATCCTTAG GTATCACAACTGTTCTCACCATGACCACGCTGATGGTGAGTGCCCGCTCCTCCCTGCCACGAGCGTCAGCAATCAAGGCGTTAGACGTCTACTTTTGGAtctgttatgtgtttgtgttcgcGGCACTCATTGAGTACGCCTTTGCTCATTACAACGCTGACTACCGACTCAAAGAGAAGGCCAAGGTGAAGGCCAGCAAGCTCAGCTCTGAG TCCATTGTGAAGAACGGCAAACAGGCTATggttctgttttctctgtcgGTCACCGGCATGAACCAGGGAGTGATGATTTCCAACCGCCACGGCCGAGTCCAGCGCTCTAGCAGCGAAATCCCCGGAGAGGGCGGCTCTGAGGACACTGAGTCGAGAAGGAGAAGGTCCAGGCAGGCGGATGAGAGCGAAGAGGAGAAGAAGTGCTGTTCCAAGTGTGTCTGCAAGCCAATCGATGCTGACACCATTGACATCTACGCCAGGGCTGTGTTCCCTTTCACTTTCGCTGTGGTGAATGTGATCTACTGGGTAGCGTATACCATGTGA
- the LOC122982256 gene encoding transmembrane protein 26, producing MCSLLNILLALLSRFLFAVHGVVTVWRVVAVKGEPLYWLLLTGVALLGVEMAITLKCTRNAEWKWFSPMVFLYLSTVIPSIWFLELSLLQSKLPVNNSSGPELHLLAHIPITAGIVELDPENWVAGLEQTMLIVLVLGRWLMPKGYMSRDQLSQLLMVYVGLGADILDIFDTFREPEVKTNWAVVIIGLSLFSWALMQFPLVLTQTRPPKGGHPCCPASPSSFVSCCSSEVWSLLLTVGLQDGPFLLYRLYLMVQEQVLNQLMIFFTCKNILIVLLELYRIFVVQCKQQAEELGLERCAARVLQCPTQRGSGEEEKQEEEGREECCAEQSCHTDTDGGTEREVDQRGVQVEKGLKCHEA from the exons ATGTGCTCTCTTCTGAACATCCTGCTGGCTTTGCTGAGTCGCTTCCTGTTTGCGGTCCACGGGGTGGTGACAGTGTGGCGTGTGGTGGCTGTTAAAGGAGAGCCGCTCTATTGGCTGCTGCTGACGGGTGTGGCTCTGCTGGGTGTGGAAATGGCCATCACACTGAAGTGCACCCGCAACGCAGAATGGAAATG GTTCTCCCCCATGGTTTTCCTCTACCTCAGTACTGTCATCCCTTCCATTTGGTTTCTGGAGCTGAGCCTGCTGCAGTCCAAGCTTCCTGTCAACAATTCCTCAGGCCCTGAACTTCATTTGCTGGCTCACATCCCAATCACAGCG GGCATCGTGGAGCTGGACCCAGAAAACTGGGTGGCTGGTCTGGAGCAGACCATGCTCATAGTGTTGGTTCTTGGTCGCTGGCTGATGCCCAAGGGGTACATGTCCCGGGACCAGCTCTCCCAGCTCCTCATGGTCTATGTTGGACTGGGTGCTGACATCCTGGACATCTTCGACACCTTCAGGGAACCCGAGGTCAAAACCAACTGGGCAGTTGTCATCATCGGCTTGTCTCTCTTCTCTTGGGCGCTCATGCAGTTTCCTCTGGTGCTCACTCAGACGCGACCCCCAAAGGGTGGTCACCCCTGCTGCCCTGCCTCTCCATCCTCATTCGTCTCCTGCTGCTCCAGTGAAGTGTGGAGCTTGCTGCTCACAGTGGGACTCCAAGATGGCCCATTCCTGCTTTACCGACTTTACCTCATGGTGCAAGAGCAGGTACTCAACCAGCTGATGATCTTCTTCACCTGCAAGAACATCCTCATCGTCCTCTTGGAGCTTTATCGAATCTTTGTGGTGCAGTGCAAGCAGCAGGCCGAGGAATTGGGGTTGGAGAGGTGTGCTGCTCGGGTGCTCCAGTGTCCAACCCAGAGGGGCAGCGGggaagaggagaaacaggaagaagagggtAGAGAGGAGTGTTGTGCAGAGCAGAGCTGTCATACAGACACGGACGGGGGGACTGAGAGGGAAGTAGATCAGAGAGGTGTCCAGGTAGAGAAAGGCTTAAAATGCCATGAGGCATAA